From the genome of Synergistetes bacterium HGW-Synergistetes-1, one region includes:
- a CDS encoding radical SAM protein, whose product MTFSMKEHVESLGIKTVLSYLEGDPEKNIPKVVKWVKMFDRKGIYSAAYPGLEKIVSDPQDMWFQFIKSLYSDIDPKVRKRIFRNFLLHSAIEGFSKRAKNEEKYNCNVPWAILMDPTSACNLRCKGCWAADYGSSMNLEKEILDKIVQEGKELGTYTYLFSGGEPLMRKDDLLDICKEHDDCLFLAFTNATLIDHSFADQMLKVKNFVPALSIEGFKDETDFRRGEGTYLAVENAMRVLKEKKLPFGISCCYTSKNYKSIGSDQFFDHMIEMGAKFVWLFTYIPIGENAVIDLMTNAKQREFMYRQVRSFRKTKPIFTMDFWNDGEYVNGCIAGGRRYLHINANGDIEPCAFIHYSDSNIRNKTLLETYTSPLFMQYRQNQPFNKNHLRPCPLLDNPERLRMIVELSGAKSTYPDKPEDVISLTSKCMDSSKLWATVADKLWAENMGHKK is encoded by the coding sequence ATGACATTTAGCATGAAGGAACATGTTGAAAGTCTGGGAATCAAGACCGTACTTTCATATCTGGAAGGGGATCCGGAAAAAAATATCCCCAAAGTTGTAAAATGGGTAAAAATGTTTGACAGAAAAGGGATTTATTCTGCAGCATATCCGGGACTTGAAAAAATTGTCTCGGACCCGCAAGACATGTGGTTCCAATTTATCAAGAGCCTCTATTCAGACATCGACCCTAAAGTGAGAAAACGGATATTCAGGAATTTTTTACTGCACTCAGCTATCGAGGGATTCAGCAAACGAGCAAAAAACGAGGAAAAATATAACTGCAACGTGCCGTGGGCTATACTTATGGACCCTACAAGCGCTTGCAACCTGCGCTGTAAAGGCTGCTGGGCTGCTGATTACGGCAGTTCTATGAATCTTGAGAAAGAAATATTGGACAAAATAGTCCAGGAAGGCAAAGAATTGGGCACATATACATATCTCTTCAGCGGCGGGGAACCACTCATGAGAAAGGATGACCTTTTAGATATTTGCAAAGAACATGACGATTGTTTATTTTTGGCATTCACAAATGCCACTCTGATAGACCATTCTTTCGCAGATCAAATGCTTAAAGTAAAGAATTTTGTTCCTGCCCTAAGCATAGAGGGTTTTAAAGACGAGACCGATTTCAGAAGAGGCGAAGGAACATACCTTGCTGTTGAGAATGCCATGAGGGTCCTGAAAGAAAAGAAACTGCCCTTTGGTATATCCTGCTGCTATACAAGCAAAAACTACAAGTCGATAGGGAGTGATCAGTTTTTTGATCACATGATAGAGATGGGGGCAAAATTTGTCTGGCTCTTTACTTATATACCTATAGGCGAGAATGCGGTAATTGACCTGATGACAAACGCAAAACAGCGAGAATTTATGTACAGGCAAGTACGCAGCTTCAGAAAAACAAAGCCCATTTTTACAATGGATTTCTGGAATGACGGAGAATATGTAAACGGCTGCATCGCCGGAGGAAGAAGATATCTTCATATAAACGCAAATGGAGATATTGAGCCCTGTGCATTCATACACTATTCAGACTCTAATATCCGTAATAAAACACTGTTAGAAACTTATACGTCGCCTTTGTTTATGCAATACAGGCAAAATCAGCCATTTAACAAAAACCATCTGCGTCCCTGTCCCCTTCTGGACAATCCCGAACGTTTAAGGATGATAGTTGAATTATCAGGTGCTAAGTCAACATATCCAGATAAACCCGAAGATGTCATAAGTTTAACTTCCAAATGCATGGACAGCTCAAAGCTCTGGGCTACTGTCGCGGATAAACTCTGGGCTGAAAACATGGGGCATAAAAAATAG
- a CDS encoding transcription elongation factor GreA, which produces MAATKAYDDKVIMTREGYDKLKAELIALRGDGRAEIAAKLEEARGFGDLSENAEYHAAKEEQEKLENRVLWLDYQLGKAKIVDAEDVDTSSVSLGTTVTLKDLDLKKTLIYTLVGTEEADIKENRISAASPVGMAITGKKINDEVMVRTPRGIRHLKIMKIRLK; this is translated from the coding sequence ATGGCAGCAACAAAGGCATACGATGACAAAGTTATTATGACACGCGAAGGATACGACAAACTCAAAGCAGAGCTCATAGCACTGCGCGGAGACGGAAGAGCCGAGATAGCCGCCAAACTTGAAGAAGCGAGAGGATTCGGCGATCTCAGCGAAAACGCTGAATACCACGCAGCCAAGGAAGAACAGGAGAAACTTGAAAATAGGGTACTCTGGCTTGATTACCAGCTAGGTAAAGCCAAGATAGTTGACGCAGAGGATGTTGATACAAGCTCAGTAAGCCTTGGGACAACAGTCACTCTAAAAGACCTGGACCTCAAAAAAACTCTTATCTATACCCTTGTAGGAACTGAAGAAGCTGACATAAAAGAAAACAGGATCTCTGCCGCCAGTCCGGTCGGAATGGCGATAACCGGCAAAAAGATCAATGACGAGGTCATGGTCAGAACTCCCCGCGGCATAAGACATTTAAAAATAATGAAAATCAGGCTTAAATAA
- a CDS encoding D-alanine--D-alanine ligase, with the protein MQMKIVVAYGGTSPEREVSLNSGRAVYEALSQKGHSVVLEDVLSPKEFVEKWHTFNADGVFIALHGDWGEDGRFQTCLDAYGIPYTGSGPEACMFAMDKTVAKLLFSVNDLPMPEGSIIHKGNPAGIREEEMLDRYGALVVKPNSGGSTVGVTLAKTAEELKEGIENCWKAYKNEEKALVEQYIPGREITVPVWEKENGEVLALPAIDIRPHVGFYDYKNKYTSGCTEYICPADFSEEASRKIGDLAVLAHKSLGCRSYSRVDFRVNDEGEPYLLEVNTAPGMTATSLVPKAARAYGLEFGDFLESVIKVSFRIERRF; encoded by the coding sequence ATGCAAATGAAGATAGTTGTTGCATACGGCGGAACAAGCCCCGAACGGGAAGTATCGCTGAACTCAGGCAGAGCGGTATACGAGGCACTGTCTCAGAAAGGTCACTCAGTTGTATTGGAAGATGTTCTCTCACCTAAGGAATTCGTTGAAAAATGGCATACTTTCAATGCAGATGGTGTATTTATCGCGCTTCACGGAGACTGGGGAGAAGACGGACGCTTCCAGACATGTCTTGATGCCTATGGTATACCATACACCGGCTCAGGACCTGAAGCATGTATGTTTGCAATGGACAAGACAGTCGCAAAACTGCTCTTTTCTGTCAATGACCTTCCAATGCCTGAAGGAAGCATAATCCACAAAGGAAATCCGGCCGGCATCCGTGAGGAAGAGATGCTGGACAGGTACGGGGCATTGGTCGTAAAGCCCAACAGCGGAGGCAGTACTGTTGGTGTCACTCTGGCAAAAACAGCAGAGGAACTGAAAGAAGGCATAGAAAACTGCTGGAAAGCCTACAAAAATGAAGAAAAAGCTCTTGTTGAACAGTATATCCCTGGCAGGGAGATCACTGTTCCGGTATGGGAAAAGGAAAACGGAGAAGTCCTAGCGCTTCCTGCAATAGATATCAGGCCTCACGTAGGTTTTTATGACTATAAAAATAAATACACAAGCGGCTGTACAGAATATATATGTCCCGCGGATTTTTCAGAAGAAGCATCAAGGAAGATCGGTGACTTGGCCGTCCTTGCTCATAAAAGCCTTGGGTGCAGGTCTTACAGCAGGGTAGACTTTAGGGTCAATGACGAAGGAGAACCATATTTACTGGAGGTCAATACCGCACCCGGAATGACAGCCACTAGCCTTGTTCCAAAGGCAGCAAGGGCCTATGGCCTGGAGTTCGGAGATTTTCTTGAAAGCGTGATAAAAGTGTCTTTCCGTATTGAAAGAAGGTTCTAA
- a CDS encoding CTP synthase → MTKYVFVTGGVVSSLGKGITAASLGVLLKRRGYRVSIIKMDPYINVDAGAMSPFQHGEVFVTWDGAETDLDLGHYERFIDEAITGENSCTTGKVYSAVIQRERSGGYNGATVQVIPHITNEIQDRILRVGEDKDVVIAEIGGTVGDIEGLPFLEAIRQLAGRIGRENILYCHVTLVPYIAASGELKTKPTQHSVNELRRIGIQPDLIVCRSQYPVGRDLREKIGLFCSVMPDCVFEAIDADSIYRIPSILHKQEFDTIALRKLGLNSDVKPDMEDWNSFLEKYDNLKGEVTVALVGKYTEIKDAYLSVNEALAHAGIANGVKVQVMPVEAEDLENGNPEEILSKADAILVPGGFGQRGVEGKIAAAKYARENKVPYFGLCLGMQVAVIEFARNVLGLSGANSLEMNEMTPHPVIHYMEGQKNIADIGGTSRLGAYPCELKKDTKSFSIYGAEIISERHRHRFEFNNQYIELFEKAGMIVAGICPSGGQVEIMENTCHPWMLGVQFHPEFLSRPVKPHPLFLDFIAAAVKNSKVKN, encoded by the coding sequence ATGACAAAGTATGTTTTTGTTACCGGCGGAGTCGTTTCTTCATTAGGTAAAGGAATAACCGCCGCATCTCTTGGTGTATTGCTTAAGAGAAGAGGCTACAGGGTCAGTATCATAAAGATGGATCCATACATAAATGTAGATGCCGGTGCAATGAGCCCGTTCCAGCACGGTGAAGTTTTTGTTACCTGGGACGGAGCGGAGACAGACCTTGACCTTGGGCATTATGAGCGCTTTATCGATGAGGCTATTACCGGAGAAAACAGCTGCACAACCGGTAAAGTCTATTCCGCTGTAATACAGAGGGAAAGAAGCGGCGGATACAATGGGGCAACGGTCCAGGTCATCCCTCACATAACAAATGAGATACAGGACAGGATACTGAGAGTAGGCGAAGACAAAGATGTTGTAATAGCTGAAATCGGCGGAACAGTGGGAGACATAGAAGGACTTCCCTTCCTTGAAGCGATCAGGCAGCTTGCAGGCAGGATAGGGAGAGAAAATATACTCTATTGCCATGTAACGCTTGTCCCGTACATAGCCGCATCCGGTGAATTAAAGACAAAACCGACACAGCACAGCGTCAACGAACTTAGACGCATAGGCATACAGCCTGATCTTATTGTATGTCGTTCACAGTACCCGGTTGGAAGGGATCTCAGAGAGAAGATCGGACTTTTCTGCAGTGTAATGCCGGATTGTGTATTTGAAGCCATAGATGCAGATTCCATCTATCGCATACCTTCCATACTGCACAAACAGGAATTTGACACGATCGCATTGAGAAAATTAGGCTTGAACTCAGATGTTAAGCCTGACATGGAAGACTGGAATTCATTCCTGGAGAAATATGACAACCTGAAAGGTGAGGTTACGGTTGCCCTTGTCGGCAAATACACAGAAATCAAGGATGCCTATCTAAGCGTGAACGAAGCCCTTGCACATGCAGGTATAGCTAATGGCGTGAAAGTGCAGGTAATGCCGGTCGAAGCGGAGGATCTTGAAAATGGGAACCCGGAAGAAATTCTGTCCAAAGCGGATGCGATCCTTGTACCGGGAGGATTTGGTCAGAGGGGAGTAGAGGGAAAGATAGCAGCGGCGAAATATGCAAGGGAGAACAAAGTCCCGTACTTTGGCCTTTGCCTTGGGATGCAGGTTGCAGTTATAGAATTTGCCAGAAACGTCCTCGGACTTTCAGGAGCGAACAGTCTTGAAATGAACGAAATGACTCCCCACCCTGTTATACACTACATGGAGGGGCAAAAAAACATAGCTGACATAGGAGGAACATCAAGGCTGGGAGCGTACCCGTGTGAACTTAAGAAGGATACGAAATCCTTTTCAATATATGGTGCAGAGATAATAAGCGAGCGACATAGGCATCGCTTCGAATTTAACAATCAATATATAGAACTCTTTGAAAAGGCCGGAATGATAGTAGCCGGGATATGTCCTTCAGGGGGACAGGTAGAAATAATGGAAAATACATGTCACCCATGGATGCTGGGAGTTCAGTTCCATCCAGAGTTTCTATCCCGTCCGGTAAAACCCCATCCGTTATTCCTGGATTTCATTGCAGCAGCTGTAAAAAATTCTAAAGTGAAAAATTGA
- a CDS encoding peptidase M23, with product MMSRFTLIKLKKRKTIYFSLFIIAALSASVILSAMAAERAGMYWIGMDLPDISEKTVNSRGFLMVDVSELSAVSSSSEPFESETEVIPIGIGPLPSIPTLTTEELKLYGVLSRGDGLILSEDKEALIGDICWQEVILDQGDTIDSVAKEYGVKVEDIRRANGLKPNENPKYTDILYIPDRTDSVPLTLAYVNKLKKYEADLEKRGKPLLLTEYVVKDGDSLWTIANKFDLDLDTIIGSNKISNINHLKLGTVLRIPNQDGIFIKVAKNDTVAKLADKHGSYKQAVYAANLMSDETQLKIGSEIFLPGAKVAAVTASAGRTSARAARTTVTTSSRKFRWPVMGKISSVFGWRRSPFGRRRVFHSGLDVRAPRGRGIVAAGDGRVVHSGWMGGYGKTIVISHPGGISTLYGHCSSLLVRNGATVRSGQQIARVGSTGRSTGNHLHFEVRRNGTPQNPLRYLR from the coding sequence ATGATGTCGAGGTTTACCTTGATCAAATTGAAAAAAAGAAAAACGATATACTTCAGCCTGTTTATCATTGCGGCGCTGTCGGCATCTGTGATCCTGTCTGCAATGGCAGCTGAGAGAGCAGGTATGTACTGGATAGGGATGGACCTGCCGGACATATCTGAAAAAACTGTCAACAGCAGAGGGTTTTTAATGGTTGACGTCTCTGAGCTGTCAGCTGTCAGCTCTTCATCTGAACCTTTTGAGTCCGAAACAGAGGTCATCCCAATAGGGATTGGACCCCTTCCGAGCATCCCCACACTTACCACAGAAGAACTTAAATTATATGGAGTGCTCTCAAGAGGCGATGGACTGATCCTCAGTGAGGACAAAGAAGCTCTGATTGGGGACATATGCTGGCAGGAAGTCATACTGGACCAGGGGGATACCATTGATTCTGTGGCGAAAGAGTACGGAGTAAAAGTTGAGGATATCAGACGTGCGAACGGCCTCAAGCCAAACGAAAACCCAAAGTATACGGATATTCTTTATATTCCTGACCGGACTGATTCTGTTCCTCTGACGCTTGCCTACGTCAACAAACTTAAAAAGTATGAAGCTGACCTTGAAAAAAGAGGCAAGCCTCTTTTGCTGACTGAGTATGTAGTCAAAGATGGTGATTCGCTCTGGACGATCGCGAATAAATTCGATCTTGATCTTGACACCATAATCGGATCCAACAAAATATCGAACATCAACCACCTAAAACTTGGTACAGTGCTCAGGATCCCAAACCAGGACGGGATATTTATCAAGGTGGCCAAAAATGATACTGTTGCCAAACTGGCCGATAAGCATGGTTCTTATAAACAGGCTGTCTATGCGGCAAACCTGATGAGCGACGAAACGCAGCTCAAGATAGGGAGCGAAATATTCCTTCCCGGAGCTAAGGTTGCCGCTGTAACGGCATCTGCGGGAAGAACCAGTGCCAGAGCTGCCAGGACGACTGTTACCACATCGTCAAGAAAGTTCCGGTGGCCGGTCATGGGCAAGATATCCAGTGTATTTGGATGGCGACGCAGCCCTTTTGGACGCAGGAGGGTTTTCCACTCGGGACTGGATGTAAGGGCACCACGAGGGAGAGGCATAGTGGCAGCAGGAGATGGAAGAGTAGTACACTCCGGTTGGATGGGCGGATATGGAAAGACTATAGTTATTTCTCACCCCGGAGGTATCTCTACTCTCTATGGACACTGCAGCAGTCTTCTTGTAAGGAATGGTGCTACGGTAAGATCAGGACAGCAGATAGCAAGAGTTGGCAGCACAGGAAGGTCTACGGGTAATCACCTCCATTTTGAGGTGCGCAGGAATGGCACCCCGCAGAATCCTCTAAGATACTTAAGGTAA
- a CDS encoding transcription termination factor Rho yields MAEANKEQNGNNNGNGYAKQHKHTNPKLGFNFLAQQTLAELRKIAKEIGVTSISARRKDDLIVDILKTQAETMGYRFNGGTLECLSEGYGFLRPSGLLPSSNDIYVSASQIRRFGLRNGDVVWGIIRPPKEQEHYEALLRVENVNFTDPEAARKRPQFESLTPIFPDEKLNLETDRKVVSTRMVDLFAPIGKGQRALIVSPPKAGKTTLLKNIANAITTNHPEVILMVLLIDERPEEVTDMARSVDGEIIASTFDRPAEEHMRVAALALEKAKRLVEVSKDVVLLLDSITRLARASNLIVPPSGRTLSGGMDPAALYFPKKFFGAARNIEFGGSLTIIGTALVETGSRMDDVIYEEFKGTGNMEVHLSRKISEQRIFPALDITKSGTRKEELLVPEDDLQRIWALRRKIANMDEAEVLNLILDKLRNTVNNREFLATIKAG; encoded by the coding sequence ATCGCGGAGGCAAACAAAGAGCAGAATGGCAATAACAATGGCAATGGATATGCTAAGCAGCACAAGCATACCAATCCCAAATTGGGGTTCAATTTTCTGGCACAGCAAACACTGGCTGAACTGAGAAAGATTGCGAAAGAGATAGGTGTTACTTCAATATCGGCCAGGCGTAAAGACGACCTTATAGTTGATATACTTAAGACTCAGGCTGAAACTATGGGGTACAGGTTCAACGGAGGAACACTAGAGTGCCTCTCTGAAGGGTATGGTTTCCTTAGGCCGTCCGGACTGCTTCCTAGCAGCAATGACATATATGTTTCTGCCTCACAGATCCGCAGATTTGGACTGAGGAACGGAGATGTAGTCTGGGGAATAATTCGCCCACCCAAGGAACAGGAACATTATGAGGCTCTTCTGAGAGTGGAAAATGTTAATTTTACAGATCCGGAAGCTGCAAGAAAAAGACCCCAATTCGAATCGCTCACTCCAATATTCCCTGATGAAAAATTAAATCTGGAGACAGACAGAAAAGTCGTTTCTACCCGGATGGTAGACCTTTTTGCCCCGATAGGCAAAGGACAGAGGGCTCTCATAGTCTCTCCTCCGAAAGCAGGAAAAACGACCCTCCTGAAAAATATCGCGAACGCTATTACAACTAATCATCCTGAAGTTATCCTGATGGTACTTCTGATTGACGAAAGACCGGAAGAAGTTACAGACATGGCGCGTTCTGTCGATGGAGAGATCATCGCCTCCACTTTTGACAGACCGGCAGAAGAGCATATGCGCGTAGCAGCGCTTGCGCTTGAAAAAGCAAAAAGGCTGGTCGAAGTATCCAAGGATGTAGTTTTGCTGCTTGATTCGATAACCAGGCTGGCAAGGGCATCAAACCTCATCGTTCCTCCTTCGGGAAGGACACTTTCCGGCGGTATGGATCCAGCTGCTCTCTATTTCCCTAAAAAATTCTTCGGAGCAGCAAGAAATATTGAATTTGGCGGAAGTCTCACTATAATAGGAACGGCACTTGTCGAAACCGGCAGCAGGATGGATGATGTCATATATGAAGAATTCAAAGGAACCGGGAACATGGAAGTACATTTATCACGAAAGATATCAGAACAGCGAATATTCCCGGCTCTGGACATAACTAAATCAGGCACAAGAAAAGAGGAGCTGCTGGTTCCTGAAGATGACCTCCAGCGCATTTGGGCGCTGAGAAGGAAAATAGCTAATATGGATGAAGCAGAAGTGCTGAATCTTATTTTGGATAAATTACGCAACACGGTGAATAATCGCGAATTTCTTGCTACAATAAAGGCGGGCTGA
- the pfkA gene encoding 6-phosphofructokinase, giving the protein MLKRIGVLTSGGDSPGMNAAIRAVTRTALYNGLDVVGIRRGYEGLLEGDLVPMTRSSVGGILLHGGTILRTARCPEFFRPEGVNAGVSKLKENDIEALVVIGGDGSFRGANELHSRGVTVVGIPGTIDNDIAGTDCTIGFDTACNTALECISKLRDTASSHDRMFIVEVMGRNSGFLALETGVACGAEFVLVPEIAPDIEAISQKLSYAKERGKTHSIIVLSEGVMSASELAEKLKGQGSYDPRIVVLGHLQRGGAPSCFDTVLASRLGAAAVELLIKGGRGMMVGRVNGNIVSSDIKTAWETKRSLDADMLRLVEILSI; this is encoded by the coding sequence ATGTTAAAAAGGATAGGTGTCCTGACAAGTGGAGGAGATTCTCCGGGCATGAATGCGGCGATAAGGGCGGTAACACGTACTGCTCTCTACAACGGACTTGATGTTGTTGGGATAAGGAGAGGGTATGAGGGGCTGCTGGAGGGCGATCTTGTCCCTATGACAAGGAGTTCTGTCGGAGGGATACTTCTCCATGGAGGGACGATCCTGAGAACAGCAAGGTGTCCTGAATTTTTTAGGCCGGAAGGCGTCAATGCAGGAGTTTCAAAACTTAAAGAAAATGATATTGAGGCTTTAGTAGTTATCGGCGGTGATGGTTCTTTCCGCGGGGCAAATGAGCTGCACAGCAGGGGAGTAACTGTTGTAGGGATACCGGGGACTATAGACAATGATATAGCTGGGACAGACTGCACTATTGGTTTCGATACGGCATGCAACACAGCTCTGGAGTGCATAAGCAAACTTCGTGACACGGCATCCAGCCATGACAGGATGTTTATTGTCGAGGTCATGGGGCGAAACTCAGGTTTTTTAGCCCTGGAGACGGGTGTTGCCTGCGGAGCAGAATTTGTCCTTGTGCCGGAGATAGCTCCTGATATTGAGGCTATATCCCAAAAACTGAGCTACGCAAAAGAGAGGGGTAAAACTCACTCTATTATCGTCTTATCAGAGGGAGTTATGTCGGCTTCTGAACTTGCAGAAAAGCTTAAGGGTCAGGGCAGCTATGACCCCAGGATCGTTGTACTTGGACACCTGCAAAGAGGAGGAGCTCCCTCATGTTTTGACACCGTACTTGCTTCAAGGCTGGGTGCCGCTGCAGTAGAACTCCTTATTAAAGGAGGACGGGGGATGATGGTTGGAAGGGTAAACGGCAATATTGTCTCCTCTGATATCAAAACCGCATGGGAAACAAAAAGAAGCCTGGATGCTGATATGCTGAGACTTGTTGAAATACTCAGCATTTAG
- a CDS encoding methionine adenosyltransferase yields MSKERYLITSESVTEGHPDKLADQISDAILDAILKEDPMGRVACETLVSTGLVVVAGEITTSCYVDIPKITRDTVKQVGYTRAKYGFDGDTCAVITAIDEQSSDIKQGVDKALEARDLSEDEIDKIGAGDQGLMVGYACDETEELMPMPISLAHKLTRKLAEVRKNKTIPYLRPDGKAQVTVEYVDGKPVRVDTIVISTQHHPAVEQQQIAEDVEKYVIAPVIPESLIEKKPRILINPTGRFVMGGPQADSGLTGRKIIVDTYGGAVPHGGGAFSGKDPTKVDRSGAYMARYVAKNVVAAGLAAACQIQVAYAIGVAKPVSIMVETFGTGTIPDQKITEIIREHFDFRPAAIIRDLELRKPCYKRLAAYGHMGRVDLDPIPTWERTDKAEILKKAAAV; encoded by the coding sequence ATGAGCAAAGAAAGGTATCTTATCACGTCAGAATCAGTGACTGAGGGGCACCCTGACAAACTCGCAGATCAAATATCAGATGCGATACTGGACGCTATCCTCAAGGAAGACCCAATGGGGAGAGTTGCATGTGAGACCCTTGTCAGCACAGGACTTGTAGTAGTAGCAGGAGAGATAACAACAAGCTGCTATGTCGACATTCCAAAGATAACAAGGGACACTGTGAAGCAAGTAGGCTACACCAGGGCAAAGTATGGTTTTGACGGTGACACCTGTGCAGTTATTACAGCTATCGATGAGCAATCTTCGGATATCAAACAGGGAGTGGACAAAGCACTAGAGGCCAGAGACCTCTCCGAAGATGAAATTGATAAGATCGGGGCAGGAGACCAGGGACTGATGGTCGGTTATGCATGCGATGAGACAGAGGAACTTATGCCCATGCCGATCTCACTCGCCCATAAACTCACACGCAAACTTGCTGAGGTAAGGAAGAACAAGACAATACCCTACCTTCGCCCGGACGGAAAGGCCCAGGTCACTGTAGAGTATGTAGACGGCAAACCTGTGCGTGTTGACACGATAGTAATAAGCACACAGCACCATCCTGCGGTAGAACAGCAGCAGATTGCCGAAGATGTGGAAAAGTACGTGATAGCTCCGGTAATACCGGAATCTCTGATAGAAAAAAAACCAAGGATACTTATCAACCCGACAGGGCGTTTTGTCATGGGAGGACCACAGGCGGACAGCGGCCTTACAGGAAGAAAGATAATTGTAGATACATATGGGGGCGCTGTTCCCCACGGCGGAGGGGCCTTCTCCGGGAAAGACCCGACGAAGGTCGACAGATCCGGCGCCTACATGGCCAGATACGTAGCCAAAAATGTTGTTGCTGCCGGGCTTGCCGCAGCCTGCCAGATACAGGTCGCTTATGCTATAGGCGTTGCAAAACCTGTATCGATAATGGTAGAAACTTTTGGTACCGGGACCATACCTGACCAGAAGATAACAGAAATTATCAGGGAGCACTTTGATTTTCGCCCCGCGGCAATAATTAGAGATCTAGAACTTCGCAAACCGTGTTACAAAAGATTGGCTGCATACGGTCACATGGGCCGTGTAGATCTTGATCCGATTCCCACATGGGAACGCACTGACAAGGCAGAGATACTCAAAAAAGCAGCTGCTGTATAG
- a CDS encoding N-acetyltransferase: MKQNFENSDNICPGYYYYDSKLAITPEELQDLYRFTRWGRSRSLEQIEKMLEGTSMCFSVRYNGKLVAFCRIITDFVYRGSLWDILVHPDHQGKGLGSSLLRYALNHPVIKPVPLIVTYTSELIDFMCKLGFETRDGLLIMQRRPIEYS, translated from the coding sequence ATGAAACAAAATTTTGAAAACAGCGATAATATCTGTCCGGGCTATTATTATTACGACAGCAAGCTCGCGATAACGCCTGAAGAGCTCCAGGATCTGTACAGGTTTACACGCTGGGGCAGGAGCCGCTCTCTTGAACAGATCGAGAAGATGCTTGAGGGAACGAGTATGTGTTTTTCTGTCAGATATAATGGCAAACTTGTTGCTTTTTGCCGTATCATTACAGATTTTGTATACAGGGGATCTCTCTGGGATATCCTTGTCCACCCTGACCACCAGGGTAAAGGACTCGGCTCAAGTCTGCTACGCTACGCTCTCAACCATCCGGTCATAAAACCGGTACCCCTGATAGTGACCTACACGAGTGAACTTATAGACTTCATGTGCAAATTGGGATTTGAAACGAGAGACGGACTCCTGATCATGCAGAGAAGGCCGATAGAATATTCCTGA